One window of Robiginitalea biformata HTCC2501 genomic DNA carries:
- a CDS encoding VanZ family protein: MGKRRWFAPAFMLWMAAVTYACLAPFDDLDDPGFELPHADKIAHFTFYLIAAVLGVLALRERAGRRVGLNGALWLAAVVLTAYGGVIEALQAVLPTGRSPEWGDFLANSLGLLAAVASLKVAFHELGALNWPD; this comes from the coding sequence GTGGGTAAACGGCGCTGGTTCGCCCCGGCTTTTATGCTCTGGATGGCGGCCGTCACCTATGCCTGCCTCGCCCCTTTCGACGACCTGGACGATCCGGGTTTTGAGCTGCCACATGCAGATAAAATCGCCCATTTTACTTTTTACCTTATAGCAGCCGTCCTGGGTGTGCTGGCCCTGCGGGAACGGGCCGGCCGGCGCGTGGGGTTAAACGGTGCTTTATGGCTGGCCGCAGTGGTCCTGACCGCCTATGGCGGTGTGATTGAGGCCCTTCAGGCTGTTTTGCCCACAGGCCGCAGCCCGGAGTGGGGGGATTTCCTGGCGAATTCCCTGGGGCTGCTGGCGGCAGTTGCCTCACTCAAAGTGGCGTTTCACGAACTGGGGGCGTTAAATTGGCCGGATTAA
- the gcvH gene encoding glycine cleavage system protein GcvH produces the protein MNIPSELKYTKDHEWVRIEGDTAIVGITDFAQGELGDIVYVEVDALDEELEREAVFGTVEAVKTVSDLFLPLSGEIVEFNEALEDEPEKVNTDPYGDGWMIKIKLSDPSEADDLLTPDDYKELIGG, from the coding sequence ATGAATATACCGTCCGAATTGAAATATACCAAGGATCACGAGTGGGTCCGCATCGAAGGGGATACCGCTATCGTGGGAATTACCGATTTTGCCCAGGGGGAACTGGGTGATATTGTCTACGTGGAAGTGGACGCCCTGGACGAAGAACTGGAGCGCGAAGCCGTTTTTGGCACGGTGGAAGCCGTGAAGACGGTATCCGATCTCTTCCTGCCCCTGAGCGGGGAGATTGTGGAATTCAACGAGGCCCTGGAAGACGAGCCGGAAAAGGTCAATACGGATCCTTACGGGGACGGCTGGATGATCAAAATCAAACTCAGCGATCCCTCGGAGGCCGACGACCTGCTCACGCCGGACGACTACAAAGAGCTGATCGGTGGGTAA
- a CDS encoding ABC transporter permease: MFDIERWQEIFDTIRKNKLRTFLTGLSVASGIFILVILLGFGQGMQNGIAHEFEQDASTSVWVWPGMTTMEYKGMNPGRRIQLRNGNFEYWSRAEGDRIERESPRLFVRDVSVNYGNEALVYGIHGVASGFQFIENAKMSQGRFINLTDIESTAKVVVIGDKIRKDVFGHLETPIGEYIEFSGLPFKIVGVYKELREREEETLYIPLTTAQKVFNGGDRVSNLAYTLPPAGNFDQAVAEAVAFKDELRQYLQQAHTIAPEDTSAIQVWSAMEEAKRYYSLTGNIKFFFWFVGICTIIAGVVGVSNIMLIVVKERTREIGIRKALGAKPWSIVGMILHEAIFVTALSGFFGLILSMGLLELVGPHVEVDYIMNPSVNLTVALSTVFVLILAGTIAGFFPAWRAANIRVINALRDE, from the coding sequence ATGTTCGATATCGAGCGATGGCAGGAGATTTTCGATACCATCCGAAAAAATAAGCTCCGCACTTTTCTCACCGGGCTGTCAGTGGCCTCCGGGATCTTTATACTGGTAATCCTTCTGGGGTTTGGCCAGGGTATGCAGAACGGCATTGCCCACGAGTTTGAACAGGATGCTTCGACCTCCGTCTGGGTCTGGCCGGGGATGACGACCATGGAATACAAGGGGATGAACCCCGGGCGGCGCATCCAGCTCCGCAACGGTAACTTCGAGTACTGGAGCCGGGCGGAAGGCGACCGCATTGAGCGGGAATCGCCCCGTCTGTTCGTTCGGGACGTCTCGGTAAACTACGGGAATGAGGCCCTGGTTTACGGGATCCACGGCGTGGCCTCCGGGTTCCAGTTTATCGAAAACGCCAAGATGTCCCAGGGGCGGTTTATCAATTTGACGGATATCGAGAGTACGGCCAAGGTGGTGGTTATCGGCGACAAAATCCGCAAGGACGTATTCGGCCACCTGGAGACCCCCATCGGGGAATACATCGAATTCTCCGGCCTTCCCTTCAAGATTGTGGGCGTTTACAAGGAATTGCGGGAACGGGAAGAGGAAACACTGTATATCCCGCTCACAACCGCCCAGAAAGTATTTAACGGAGGCGATCGGGTCAGCAACCTGGCCTATACGCTCCCGCCGGCCGGGAATTTTGACCAGGCGGTAGCCGAGGCCGTCGCCTTCAAGGACGAGCTCCGGCAATACCTGCAGCAGGCGCATACCATTGCCCCCGAGGATACGAGCGCGATCCAGGTCTGGAGCGCCATGGAAGAAGCCAAGCGCTACTACAGCCTTACGGGCAACATCAAGTTCTTTTTCTGGTTTGTCGGCATTTGTACGATTATCGCCGGGGTGGTCGGGGTCAGCAACATCATGCTGATCGTGGTCAAGGAACGCACCCGGGAAATCGGTATCCGCAAGGCCCTGGGGGCCAAGCCCTGGTCCATTGTCGGCATGATTTTGCACGAGGCCATTTTTGTAACCGCCCTCTCCGGCTTTTTTGGGCTCATCCTGAGCATGGGCCTGCTGGAACTGGTGGGGCCGCATGTGGAGGTGGATTATATCATGAACCCTTCAGTGAACCTGACGGTGGCCCTCTCTACGGTGTTCGTGCTGATCCTGGCCGGGACGATAGCGGGTTTTTTTCCCGCCTGGAGGGCCGCCAACATCCGTGTCATCAATGCGCTGCGGGATGAATAG
- a CDS encoding cytochrome c oxidase subunit 3, with amino-acid sequence MKNRDLTQQPDPIKKERASKMMLWFGIVSLIMTFAGWTSAYIVSSSREDWMEDFQLPMAFWYSTGILLLSSLTYMMALRSVRQGQQRAGSLWLGITLVAGLVFIYSQFSGFSQMIGYGYYFTGPTSNITLSYLFLIAAVHIAHVVAGLISLVVVVVKQLRGKYGPGRMLGMELGSTFWHFLDLLWVYLMLFFYFFG; translated from the coding sequence ATGAAGAATCGCGATCTCACCCAACAACCGGACCCGATAAAAAAGGAACGGGCCAGTAAAATGATGCTCTGGTTCGGCATCGTCAGCCTGATCATGACATTTGCCGGTTGGACCAGTGCCTACATCGTAAGCAGTTCCCGGGAGGACTGGATGGAGGACTTTCAGTTACCCATGGCTTTCTGGTACAGTACGGGCATCCTCCTATTGAGCAGCCTCACTTACATGATGGCGCTCCGGTCGGTGCGACAGGGACAGCAGCGGGCGGGTTCGCTCTGGCTCGGGATTACCCTTGTGGCGGGCCTGGTATTTATCTATTCGCAGTTTAGCGGGTTCTCCCAGATGATCGGTTACGGGTACTATTTTACGGGACCCACCAGCAACATCACCCTTTCCTACCTGTTCTTGATTGCAGCCGTGCACATTGCCCACGTGGTAGCCGGGCTCATCTCCCTGGTAGTGGTCGTAGTGAAACAACTCCGGGGGAAATACGGCCCCGGCCGCATGCTGGGGATGGAGCTCGGCAGCACCTTCTGGCATTTCCTGGACCTGCTTTGGGTGTACCTGATGCTTTTCTTCTATTTCTTCGGTTAG
- a CDS encoding ABC transporter permease has protein sequence MFNRDRWKEILEVLTSNWFRTVLTAFGVFWGILILIILLAAGKGLENGIKSDFGDIATNTMFIWTRRTTKAHMGLPKDREFSFKTSDRELLESRFPELRYISPRNQLGGFRGGSNVIRGIKTGAYNIYGDYPEIINQDPMGITAGRFLNQNDIREKRKIAVIGEGVVSEMYDPGEEVLGSYLKIQGVNFMVVGTYKKKSNDGDGEEGQKQIFVPFTTFSQAFNRADNVGWMAITANDGTSITSLKEQIVNTLKEKHKVHPDDQRAIGYFDLYEQYNRVESLFGAMRFIAYFVGILVLLSGIIGVSNIMLIVVKERTKEIGIRRALGEQPWSIKLQILLESIFLTIISGMAGIAMGALFIYAVNSLLDANGPVDMFMNPSVSLGVVVGALLILMASGLLAGFIPAQSAIRVKPIDALRTE, from the coding sequence ATGTTTAACCGGGATCGTTGGAAGGAAATACTCGAAGTGCTCACCAGCAATTGGTTTCGCACGGTACTCACGGCATTCGGCGTGTTCTGGGGGATCCTGATCCTGATCATCCTGCTCGCCGCGGGCAAGGGGCTGGAGAACGGCATCAAATCGGATTTTGGCGATATCGCGACCAACACGATGTTTATCTGGACCCGCAGGACCACCAAGGCCCACATGGGTTTGCCCAAGGACCGGGAATTCAGTTTCAAGACTTCCGACCGCGAATTGCTCGAGAGCCGTTTCCCGGAATTGCGGTATATCTCGCCCCGGAACCAACTGGGCGGGTTCCGCGGGGGGAGCAACGTCATCCGGGGGATCAAGACCGGGGCCTATAACATCTATGGCGATTACCCGGAAATCATCAACCAGGACCCCATGGGGATTACGGCCGGCCGGTTCCTGAACCAGAACGATATCCGGGAAAAACGAAAGATCGCGGTGATCGGGGAGGGCGTGGTCAGCGAAATGTACGACCCGGGGGAGGAAGTCCTCGGCAGCTACCTGAAAATCCAGGGCGTCAATTTCATGGTCGTGGGTACCTACAAGAAAAAATCGAATGACGGGGACGGGGAAGAAGGGCAGAAACAAATATTTGTGCCGTTTACTACGTTCTCCCAGGCCTTCAACCGGGCGGACAACGTCGGTTGGATGGCCATTACCGCCAACGACGGGACGTCCATCACCTCCCTGAAGGAACAAATCGTCAATACGCTGAAGGAGAAGCACAAGGTTCACCCGGACGACCAGCGGGCCATCGGGTACTTTGACCTGTACGAACAGTACAACAGGGTGGAAAGCCTCTTCGGGGCTATGCGGTTTATCGCCTACTTTGTGGGGATCCTCGTTTTGTTGTCCGGGATCATCGGGGTGAGCAACATCATGTTGATCGTGGTCAAGGAACGCACCAAGGAAATTGGAATTCGCAGGGCCCTGGGAGAACAACCCTGGAGTATCAAGCTGCAGATCCTGCTGGAATCCATATTCCTGACGATTATCTCCGGGATGGCGGGTATTGCCATGGGCGCCCTTTTTATTTACGCGGTTAACTCCCTGCTCGACGCCAACGGCCCGGTGGATATGTTTATGAACCCGAGCGTCAGTCTCGGGGTGGTTGTGGGGGCCCTGCTGATCCTTATGGCTTCCGGCCTGCTGGC
- a CDS encoding DUF420 domain-containing protein, with product MENKNNGSPKAGNISVQEGKLNRWINGVSILIPVVVALLFGIRIPDVEPLGFLPPIYATINGLTAVLLLAALWAIRTKRQVLHSRLMTTCIVLSLLFLVMYVAYHMTSDSTPFGGEGYVRYLYYAILISHIVLSIAVIPLVLRTYAKAYLKDFRGHRRLARITFPVWLYVAVTGVVVYLMIAPYYPY from the coding sequence ATGGAAAATAAGAATAACGGATCGCCCAAAGCGGGCAACATATCAGTACAAGAAGGCAAGTTGAACCGTTGGATCAACGGGGTGTCCATCCTGATCCCCGTGGTCGTGGCCCTGTTGTTCGGCATCCGCATCCCGGATGTGGAACCCCTGGGGTTTTTGCCCCCCATTTACGCTACCATCAACGGGCTTACCGCCGTGTTGCTGCTGGCGGCCCTGTGGGCCATCCGCACTAAGCGCCAGGTATTGCACAGCCGCTTGATGACTACCTGCATCGTCCTTTCCCTGCTATTCCTGGTGATGTATGTGGCCTACCACATGACCTCGGATTCCACCCCCTTTGGAGGCGAAGGCTATGTCCGCTACCTCTATTACGCCATCCTGATCAGCCACATCGTGTTATCCATCGCAGTAATACCCCTTGTGCTGCGCACATATGCCAAGGCGTATTTAAAGGATTTCCGGGGGCACCGCCGCCTGGCCCGGATTACATTCCCGGTCTGGCTCTACGTGGCGGTTACCGGGGTTGTCGTATATTTGATGATCGCACCTTACTACCCGTACTAG
- a CDS encoding cytochrome C oxidase subunit IV family protein — MAHEHKLEIFRGLLKFRSNTQKIWGVLIFLSIVTAIEVALGILKPAALTGNYFLGMKLLNWIFIILTLVKAYYIAWDFMHLRDEKSSLRRAIVWTPIFLVAYLIFILLFEADYIYNVWKDGFVAWDF; from the coding sequence ATGGCACACGAACATAAACTCGAAATTTTCAGGGGCCTGCTCAAATTCCGCTCCAACACGCAAAAAATCTGGGGCGTACTGATATTCCTCTCCATTGTCACCGCTATTGAAGTGGCACTGGGTATCCTCAAGCCGGCAGCGCTTACCGGGAACTATTTCCTGGGGATGAAGCTTCTGAACTGGATCTTCATCATCCTGACCCTGGTTAAGGCGTATTATATCGCCTGGGACTTCATGCACCTGCGGGACGAGAAGAGTTCGCTGCGTCGCGCCATTGTCTGGACGCCCATTTTCCTGGTGGCCTACCTGATATTCATCCTCCTTTTCGAAGCGGATTACATCTACAATGTCTGGAAGGACGGGTTTGTGGCTTGGGATTTTTAA
- a CDS encoding energy transducer TonB, whose translation METKKSPKADLRRNSGLYFVLGLALVMALVYVALEWKTYDEVNNYDISMDVEELLDEEVPMTEQIKTPPPPPPPAAPEVIEVVEDEEEVEETIIESTETSQEEEIIEVDDVVVEEVEEDIDVPFAVIEDVPVFPGCEGASDKRACFNEMMQKHIRKNFRYPEIAQEMGIQGRVSVMFTIQKDGSIGNIRLRGPDKNLEAEARRIIERLPKMTPGKQRGRAVRVPFSIPIMFKLQ comes from the coding sequence ATGGAAACGAAAAAGAGTCCGAAAGCCGATTTAAGAAGGAACAGCGGCCTGTATTTTGTACTTGGCCTGGCCCTTGTAATGGCTCTGGTTTATGTGGCCCTGGAATGGAAGACGTACGACGAAGTGAATAACTACGATATATCCATGGATGTCGAGGAGCTTCTGGACGAAGAGGTGCCGATGACCGAGCAGATCAAGACGCCGCCACCGCCCCCGCCGCCTGCCGCCCCCGAGGTGATCGAGGTAGTGGAGGATGAGGAAGAAGTGGAGGAAACCATTATCGAATCTACGGAAACCAGCCAGGAAGAAGAGATTATTGAAGTGGATGACGTGGTGGTGGAAGAAGTCGAAGAGGATATCGACGTTCCCTTTGCTGTTATTGAAGATGTACCGGTATTTCCGGGATGCGAAGGCGCCAGCGACAAGCGTGCCTGCTTTAACGAAATGATGCAGAAACACATCCGCAAGAATTTCCGCTACCCCGAGATTGCCCAGGAAATGGGGATCCAGGGTCGGGTGTCCGTAATGTTTACCATCCAGAAGGACGGAAGCATCGGCAATATCCGCCTCCGCGGACCGGATAAGAACCTCGAGGCAGAAGCGCGCCGGATTATCGAGCGGCTTCCCAAGATGACCCCTGGAAAGCAGCGGGGTCGCGCTGTTCGGGTTCCCTTTTCTATCCCGATCATGTTTAAACTCCAATAG
- a CDS encoding SCO family protein gives MAEKRNYNYIWIGAVILVFGAIFVPKIADRLGEGSVVERDRMSVAAGSEAGSAPLEYITLNGERRKVPDFALTNQDSLLITDADYLGKVWVAEFFFTTCPTICPQMTANLVELQDELAEYEDFGVASFTINPRHDTPAVLKDYAERYGITDMDWHLLTGPRDSIYELANAGFNIFAAEIPDVPGGFEHSGLFALIDREGYIRSRKDQFGNPIVYYRGTISRADGTNDTGETEQISLLKEDLLKLLKEENGK, from the coding sequence ATGGCGGAGAAACGCAATTACAACTACATCTGGATCGGGGCGGTCATCCTGGTTTTCGGGGCGATTTTTGTGCCGAAGATTGCAGACCGGCTCGGGGAAGGGTCGGTTGTTGAGCGGGATCGGATGAGTGTCGCAGCGGGGTCCGAAGCCGGCTCGGCTCCCCTGGAGTACATCACCCTGAACGGGGAGCGCCGCAAAGTACCGGATTTTGCCCTAACCAATCAGGACAGCCTGCTTATTACCGATGCGGACTATCTCGGGAAGGTTTGGGTAGCCGAATTCTTTTTCACCACCTGCCCCACCATTTGTCCTCAAATGACCGCCAACTTGGTGGAACTCCAGGACGAACTGGCGGAATACGAGGATTTCGGGGTCGCGTCATTTACGATCAACCCGCGCCACGACACCCCGGCGGTCCTCAAGGACTACGCGGAACGCTACGGGATTACGGATATGGACTGGCACCTGCTCACCGGGCCCCGGGACAGTATCTACGAACTCGCCAATGCCGGCTTCAATATCTTTGCGGCGGAGATCCCGGATGTCCCTGGCGGGTTTGAACACTCCGGGTTGTTTGCCCTGATTGACCGGGAAGGCTATATCCGGTCCCGCAAAGACCAATTCGGCAACCCGATCGTCTATTATCGCGGGACAATCAGCCGGGCCGACGGGACGAACGACACAGGCGAAACCGAACAAATCAGCCTGCTCAAGGAAGACTTGTTGAAATTGCTTAAAGAAGAAAATGGAAAATAA
- the cyoE gene encoding heme o synthase, whose protein sequence is MKSATGTAETGAIQLAFTDFKEITKARLAISVVFSAVAGYLLGASEIRAVPLLLLVLGGYCMVGASNAYNQVIERSLDKRMHRTRHRPIPSGRMRVSTAMAIAIVMTLAGVALLYQLNPRTAFFGALSIFLYTCVYTPLKTVTPLAVFVGAIPGAIPFMLGWVAATDNFGIEPGTLFMIQFFWQFPHFWALGWMLDEDYRRGGFKMLPTGKKDTGTVVQIIMYTIWMIVISIIPVFGITGRLSLSVPAAVLIFLMGLVMLWFALRLYELRDRQSARSLMLSSVTYITLMQIVYVVDSFI, encoded by the coding sequence ATGAAATCCGCCACAGGTACTGCAGAGACCGGCGCCATCCAGCTGGCTTTCACCGACTTTAAGGAGATTACCAAGGCCCGCCTGGCCATCAGTGTGGTATTCTCTGCAGTGGCGGGGTATCTGCTGGGCGCCTCGGAAATCCGGGCGGTTCCCTTGCTGCTCCTCGTTCTCGGGGGTTACTGCATGGTAGGGGCCTCCAACGCCTACAACCAGGTGATTGAACGCTCCCTCGATAAGCGGATGCACCGGACCCGGCACCGGCCGATCCCCTCCGGGAGGATGCGTGTATCTACTGCCATGGCCATAGCGATTGTCATGACGCTGGCCGGGGTGGCCTTGCTCTACCAGCTCAACCCGCGGACGGCCTTTTTCGGCGCCCTGTCGATTTTCCTCTACACCTGTGTCTATACCCCGCTGAAAACCGTCACTCCCCTGGCAGTATTTGTCGGGGCGATCCCCGGGGCCATTCCCTTTATGCTCGGGTGGGTGGCGGCCACAGACAACTTTGGGATTGAACCCGGGACGTTGTTCATGATCCAGTTTTTCTGGCAATTCCCCCATTTCTGGGCACTTGGCTGGATGCTGGACGAAGACTACCGCAGGGGCGGCTTCAAGATGCTGCCCACCGGAAAAAAGGATACGGGTACTGTTGTTCAGATTATTATGTATACCATTTGGATGATCGTCATATCGATTATCCCCGTTTTCGGAATTACCGGGCGCCTGTCCCTCTCCGTTCCCGCTGCCGTGCTCATCTTTTTGATGGGGCTCGTGATGCTGTGGTTCGCGCTCCGCCTGTACGAGCTGCGCGACCGTCAATCGGCACGCAGCCTGATGCTCAGCAGCGTCACCTATATCACCCTGATGCAAATCGTTTACGTAGTCGATAGTTTTATATGA
- a CDS encoding cytochrome c oxidase subunit 3, whose translation MDTTVTTTAEEKVWGGGNRPLGASYGKLMMWFFIVSDALTFSGFLASYGFSRFKFIETWPIADEVFTHVPFFHGTYPMYYVAFMTFILIMSSVTMVLAVDAGHRMMKNRVILYMFLTIIGGAIFVGSQAWEWATFIRGDYGAVETKGGRILQFVNADTGERAALADFVVPQADARVEHDRDNGVWFEAEGTLPTYTVEEVAAGLRANPNILIRTETINEEGEKTILNREESLDKIRDARLVVEGANLIRNEYGSRLFADFFFFITGFHGFHVFSGVVINVIIFFNVILGTYERRKHYEMVEKVGLYWHFVDLVWVFVFTFFYLV comes from the coding sequence ATGGATACAACGGTAACCACCACGGCTGAAGAGAAAGTCTGGGGAGGCGGTAACCGCCCGCTGGGTGCGAGCTACGGCAAATTGATGATGTGGTTCTTCATCGTCTCGGATGCCCTGACATTTTCCGGCTTTCTGGCCTCCTACGGTTTTTCCCGCTTTAAATTCATCGAAACCTGGCCGATTGCCGACGAGGTGTTTACGCACGTGCCGTTTTTCCACGGGACGTATCCGATGTACTATGTGGCCTTTATGACCTTTATCCTCATCATGTCTTCGGTGACCATGGTACTCGCTGTCGACGCCGGTCACCGCATGATGAAGAACCGGGTCATCCTCTATATGTTCCTGACCATTATCGGTGGGGCCATTTTCGTCGGTTCCCAGGCCTGGGAATGGGCGACATTCATCCGCGGCGATTACGGCGCCGTGGAAACCAAAGGGGGGCGTATCCTGCAATTTGTGAATGCAGATACCGGAGAGCGCGCCGCACTGGCTGATTTTGTGGTTCCCCAGGCCGATGCCCGGGTGGAGCACGACCGGGACAACGGCGTGTGGTTTGAAGCCGAAGGCACCCTGCCTACTTACACGGTAGAGGAAGTGGCCGCCGGTCTCCGCGCCAACCCGAACATCCTGATCCGCACCGAAACCATCAATGAGGAAGGCGAAAAAACCATCCTGAACCGGGAGGAGTCCCTCGATAAGATCCGGGATGCGCGCCTGGTCGTGGAAGGGGCCAACCTGATCCGCAACGAATACGGCAGTCGCCTCTTTGCGGACTTCTTTTTCTTTATCACCGGCTTCCACGGCTTCCACGTATTCTCGGGAGTGGTTATCAATGTGATTATTTTCTTTAATGTGATCCTGGGTACCTACGAGCGCCGCAAGCACTACGAAATGGTCGAAAAGGTCGGATTGTACTGGCACTTTGTAGATTTGGTATGGGTATTCGTATTCACCTTCTTCTACCTGGTTTAA